From the Acidobacteriota bacterium genome, one window contains:
- a CDS encoding VWA domain-containing protein, whose protein sequence is MLKHETTFRNAFFGLLLLVLAAAPLAAWAETQVVIVKPSFLHPVFGEVEMEVEVTSDLPVEKVEFIVDGRHRGEDAEAPFETVVDVGQRNRKHRFEAVVHLTGGEPVRETLETPAIKVDEEIDLGLQQLYVTVTKGSDRVLDLPKSAFKVQDEGRGETLVTFEHRDVPLTAVLLLDVSESMRGARLRSALSGARSFVEDMRPLDEAMVLLFSDHVVRTTDFAEDKDYLKQSLSNVEAVGGTALNDHLYLALNYLDGRQGRRVVVLLSDGVDILSVMRMREVLWRARHSQAQIYWIHLAVGQEDGSQAPHIASAWRDAPETVKEFETLVRTVEESGGRAVFLSNPEELEPAYREIHSELREQYALGSVG, encoded by the coding sequence ATGTTGAAGCACGAGACGACCTTCCGCAACGCGTTCTTCGGACTCCTCCTGCTGGTTCTCGCCGCCGCACCCCTGGCGGCCTGGGCGGAGACTCAGGTGGTGATCGTCAAGCCTTCGTTCCTCCATCCCGTCTTCGGTGAGGTGGAGATGGAGGTGGAAGTCACCTCCGACCTGCCGGTGGAGAAAGTGGAGTTCATCGTCGACGGTCGCCATCGCGGCGAGGACGCCGAGGCTCCCTTCGAAACCGTCGTCGACGTCGGCCAGCGTAACCGCAAGCATCGCTTCGAAGCGGTGGTCCACCTGACCGGTGGCGAGCCGGTGCGCGAGACTCTGGAAACCCCCGCCATCAAGGTGGACGAGGAGATCGACCTCGGCCTGCAGCAGCTCTACGTCACCGTGACCAAGGGCTCGGATCGGGTTCTCGATCTTCCCAAGAGTGCCTTCAAGGTCCAAGACGAGGGGCGTGGCGAGACTTTGGTGACCTTCGAGCATCGGGACGTGCCCCTCACCGCTGTGCTGCTCCTCGACGTCAGCGAGAGCATGCGGGGAGCCCGCCTGCGCTCGGCGCTCTCCGGCGCCCGGTCCTTCGTCGAGGATATGCGGCCGTTGGACGAAGCCATGGTGCTGCTCTTCTCCGACCACGTGGTGCGCACCACCGACTTCGCCGAGGATAAGGACTACCTGAAACAGTCCCTCTCCAACGTCGAGGCGGTGGGCGGCACGGCGCTCAACGATCACCTCTATCTGGCCCTCAACTACCTCGACGGCCGCCAGGGCCGCCGGGTGGTGGTGCTGCTCTCCGACGGCGTGGATATTCTCAGCGTGATGCGCATGCGCGAGGTCCTGTGGCGCGCCCGCCACAGTCAGGCCCAGATCTACTGGATCCACCTGGCGGTGGGGCAGGAGGACGGTTCCCAGGCACCCCACATCGCCTCCGCCTGGCGCGACGCGCCGGAAACGGTGAAGGAGTTCGAGACGCTGGTGCGCACGGTGGAGGAGAGCGGCGGCCGCGCCGTCTTCCTCTCCAACCCGGAGGAGCTGGAACCCGCCTACCGGGAGATCCACAGCGAGCTGCGCGAGCAATACGCTCTCGGCTCCGTGGGGTAG
- a CDS encoding SGNH/GDSL hydrolase family protein, whose protein sequence is MNRNLAALLSLCLLVLGAALPAAAQVDTGSADFSNYVAIGDSLTGAIVSGGWVDDFQVNSFPALIHRQATGGSGGFEQPLISNPGITPPLQLQSLSPLVLAPPPGLGQPTNLMLPRPYNNLGVPGARVGDTVRTVTDSGGPHDLVLRGLGTALQQAVVQQPTFATVWIGNNDALAAATSGIVIDGFTLTTAAQFEADYRTIIGALAGNGVQMAVATIPLVTSIPFVTTLPGVVVNPATSQPVIGPDGNPIPLIGPNGPVGPDDNVLLSASAELAQGFGIPLFLGGNGQPLSNGAVLDATETATINARVGEFNAIIRTVAGEVGAVVVESGPLLAEFASVGREIGGITYSADFLTGGIFSYDGVHPSPFGYAFIANEFIKAINEGFGASIPEVSLAPFIFGEFTLASPVGVTAAQVAQAQLTPEAVSNLKWLLTSPGGFSGPGKPGDRPADPGTGAEPPAPRGDEPTAVEPPAPRGRGARGIE, encoded by the coding sequence ATGAATCGCAATCTGGCAGCTCTTCTCTCCCTTTGCTTGCTCGTCCTCGGCGCGGCCCTTCCCGCCGCTGCCCAGGTCGACACCGGCAGCGCGGACTTCTCGAACTACGTCGCCATTGGTGACAGCCTCACCGGCGCCATCGTCAGCGGTGGCTGGGTGGACGATTTCCAGGTCAACAGCTTCCCGGCGCTGATTCATCGTCAGGCCACCGGCGGTAGCGGCGGCTTCGAGCAGCCCCTGATCAGCAACCCCGGCATCACCCCGCCGCTGCAGCTGCAGAGTCTGTCGCCGCTGGTGCTGGCGCCGCCCCCGGGCCTGGGACAGCCCACCAACCTGATGCTGCCCCGGCCCTACAACAATCTCGGCGTTCCCGGAGCGCGGGTGGGGGACACCGTGCGCACCGTCACCGACAGTGGCGGTCCCCACGACCTGGTTCTGCGCGGCCTCGGCACCGCGCTGCAGCAGGCGGTCGTCCAGCAGCCGACCTTCGCCACCGTTTGGATTGGCAACAATGACGCCCTCGCCGCCGCTACCAGCGGCATCGTCATCGATGGCTTCACCCTGACGACGGCGGCGCAATTCGAAGCCGACTACCGCACCATCATCGGTGCCTTGGCGGGCAATGGCGTGCAGATGGCGGTGGCCACCATTCCTCTGGTCACCAGCATCCCCTTCGTCACGACCCTGCCCGGAGTGGTGGTCAATCCCGCCACCAGCCAGCCGGTGATCGGCCCTGACGGCAATCCGATCCCGCTCATCGGTCCCAATGGTCCCGTGGGTCCTGACGACAACGTGCTGCTCTCCGCCTCCGCCGAGCTCGCCCAGGGCTTCGGCATCCCCCTCTTCCTGGGGGGCAACGGCCAGCCTCTGAGCAACGGAGCGGTGCTCGACGCCACCGAGACCGCCACCATCAACGCTCGGGTCGGCGAGTTCAACGCGATCATCCGCACGGTGGCCGGCGAGGTCGGTGCGGTGGTGGTGGAGAGCGGTCCGCTGCTGGCGGAGTTCGCCTCCGTGGGCCGCGAGATCGGCGGCATCACCTACTCCGCGGACTTCCTCACCGGTGGCATCTTCTCCTACGACGGCGTGCATCCGAGCCCCTTCGGCTACGCCTTCATCGCCAACGAGTTCATCAAGGCGATCAATGAGGGCTTCGGCGCTTCCATCCCGGAAGTGAGCCTCGCGCCCTTCATCTTCGGAGAGTTCACCCTGGCCTCGCCGGTGGGGGTGACCGCCGCCCAGGTCGCCCAGGCGCAGCTCACCCCCGAGGCGGTGTCCAACCTCAAGTGGTTGCTCACCTCCCCCGGTGGTTTCAGCGGTCCCGGAAAGCCCGGGGACCGGCCCGCCGATCCGGGTACGGGAGCCGAGCCTCCGGCGCCGCGGGGGGACGAGCCCACGGCCGTCGAGCCGCCGGCACCGCGGGGCCGTGGCGCCCGCGGGATCGAGTGA
- a CDS encoding outer membrane protein transport protein, with amino-acid sequence MLRRFHFLAALAAVCTAVALIPTAAHGAAFGIFEQGSKGMGMAGAFTAQADDPSLLFHNAGGLAFVQEPQTTTGLTWIHVNGTEFTGSAPFPGPETTAQMKDLDVTPPHIYHVRPLSDKWKFGIGFNSPFGLATEWEDPDNFAGRFISQRAELLVFDINPTFGYQVNDNFGIGFGLVGRFSKVELERNVPSVNPFTGSVVDIAHVELESDFDNGIGWNFGILHKVGSAFSWGFSYRSAVEVEYEGDGFFTQVLTGNPQFDGAVSQQLPFGADLGVETEIEFPEMASLGFAFGLTQNLLMEVDANWTGWSSFDALPLTFVGLPALSSIVEQEYDDAYNYRIGFQYTTGSGSNWRFGYVYDESPQPDQSVGPLLPDSDRDGFTFGYGTAGGKLDLAFMYLDSGERVTTTNRDNFNGRYSTDALLFGVTYNW; translated from the coding sequence ATGCTCAGGCGATTTCATTTTCTCGCCGCCCTGGCGGCAGTGTGCACCGCGGTGGCTTTGATTCCCACGGCCGCTCATGGAGCTGCCTTCGGAATCTTCGAGCAGGGTAGCAAGGGCATGGGCATGGCCGGAGCCTTCACCGCGCAGGCGGACGATCCGTCGCTGCTTTTCCACAATGCCGGCGGCCTGGCCTTCGTCCAGGAACCGCAGACCACCACCGGTTTGACCTGGATCCACGTCAACGGAACCGAGTTCACCGGTTCGGCTCCGTTCCCCGGTCCGGAGACCACCGCGCAGATGAAGGATCTCGACGTGACGCCGCCGCACATCTACCACGTGCGTCCGCTGAGCGATAAGTGGAAGTTCGGCATCGGCTTCAACTCGCCCTTCGGCCTGGCCACCGAGTGGGAAGATCCGGACAACTTCGCCGGCCGCTTCATCAGCCAGCGGGCGGAGCTCTTGGTCTTCGACATCAATCCCACCTTCGGCTATCAGGTGAACGACAACTTCGGCATCGGCTTCGGGCTGGTGGGGCGTTTTTCCAAGGTCGAGCTGGAGCGTAACGTGCCCTCCGTCAACCCCTTCACCGGCTCGGTGGTGGACATCGCCCACGTCGAGCTGGAGAGCGACTTCGACAACGGCATCGGTTGGAACTTCGGCATCCTCCACAAGGTCGGTAGCGCGTTCTCCTGGGGCTTCTCCTACCGGAGCGCCGTCGAGGTGGAGTACGAGGGCGACGGTTTCTTCACCCAGGTCCTCACCGGCAATCCCCAATTCGACGGCGCCGTCTCCCAGCAGCTGCCTTTCGGCGCCGACCTGGGAGTGGAGACCGAGATCGAATTCCCGGAGATGGCTAGCCTCGGCTTCGCTTTTGGCTTGACCCAGAACCTGCTGATGGAGGTCGATGCCAACTGGACCGGCTGGAGCAGCTTCGACGCTCTGCCCCTGACCTTCGTCGGGCTGCCGGCCCTGAGCTCGATCGTCGAGCAGGAGTACGACGACGCCTACAACTACCGCATCGGCTTCCAGTACACCACCGGCTCCGGCTCCAACTGGCGCTTCGGCTATGTCTACGACGAGAGCCCCCAGCCGGACCAGTCGGTGGGCCCCCTGCTGCCCGACAGTGACCGCGACGGCTTCACCTTCGGCTACGGCACCGCCGGCGGCAAGCTCGATCTGGCGTTCATGTACCTCGACTCCGGAGAGCGCGTCACCACCACCAACCGGGACAATTTCAACGGTCGATACAGCACGGACGCGCTGCTCTTCGGCGTGACCTACAACTGGTAG
- the smpB gene encoding SsrA-binding protein SmpB yields the protein MSTKKKKDGQRVLASNRRARHDYHVLDTFEAGMALAGTEVKAARNGKIQLKDSFVSFRDGEAWLLNAHFSPYSHGNRQNHEPERPRKLLLNRREISKLEQQTQATGLTVVPLEVYLKGPWIKVRIALVQGKKQWDKRETERRRTQEKEAREAIKHQTW from the coding sequence ATGAGCACCAAGAAGAAGAAGGACGGACAGCGGGTTCTGGCCAGCAACCGCCGTGCCCGTCACGACTACCACGTCCTCGACACCTTCGAGGCGGGGATGGCCCTGGCCGGAACCGAGGTCAAGGCCGCCCGCAACGGCAAGATCCAGCTCAAGGACAGCTTCGTCAGCTTCCGCGACGGGGAGGCCTGGCTGCTCAACGCTCATTTCAGTCCTTATAGCCACGGCAACCGCCAGAATCACGAGCCGGAACGGCCGCGCAAGCTGCTGCTCAATCGCCGCGAGATCTCCAAGCTGGAGCAGCAGACCCAGGCCACCGGGCTGACCGTGGTGCCTCTGGAGGTCTATCTGAAGGGCCCGTGGATCAAAGTCCGCATCGCTTTGGTGCAGGGCAAGAAGCAATGGGACAAGCGCGAGACGGAGCGCCGCCGGACGCAGGAAAAAGAAGCCCGGGAAGCCATCAAGCACCAAACTTGGTAG
- a CDS encoding DUF4390 domain-containing protein → MNITAALLAVTLWTAAEANKPQIQGLALSLQTSSSDSLVVELDFRLENALEGPLRERIESGLPTTILYEMQLVQERRWWLDRKIVRSTLEVTATYDAVTMEYQIYHRLNDELIASRVVQDFAELRPAMTRIQDVPAFKLQYALGDRPAVVRVRADLGSRTWLALVPVRITTDWAESQPLSPR, encoded by the coding sequence ATGAACATTACGGCCGCCCTGCTCGCCGTCACCCTGTGGACGGCGGCCGAGGCAAACAAGCCGCAGATCCAGGGACTCGCTCTCAGCCTCCAGACCTCCAGCTCGGACAGCCTGGTGGTGGAGCTGGACTTCCGCCTCGAAAACGCTCTGGAGGGCCCGTTGCGGGAACGCATCGAGAGCGGCCTGCCCACCACCATCCTGTACGAAATGCAGCTGGTGCAAGAGCGCCGCTGGTGGCTCGACCGCAAGATCGTGCGCTCGACGCTGGAGGTGACGGCGACCTACGACGCCGTCACCATGGAGTACCAGATCTACCATCGTCTCAACGACGAGCTCATCGCCAGCCGCGTGGTGCAGGACTTCGCCGAGCTGCGGCCGGCCATGACCCGCATTCAGGACGTGCCTGCCTTCAAGCTGCAATACGCTCTCGGGGATCGCCCGGCGGTAGTGCGGGTGCGGGCCGACTTGGGCTCGCGCACCTGGCTGGCCCTGGTCCCCGTGCGCATCACCACCGATTGGGCGGAAAGTCAGCCCCTGTCTCCCCGCTAG
- a CDS encoding ATP-binding protein — MGLRTQLRRHRKNTRLIIAALAVLLLVLSGVFYFLLYNQRLDAKLINNRVLLFALWYINVVLILSMVFVLLRIVFKMLVERRYRILGSKFKTKLIATYIGLSLIPVLLLFFFANQLLQGSVDRWFNVPLQRLVAQARGVAEALNTRITDDNQRVASRALQEMSALPPEEVVGGQALGLRLQELMDESGVDLLAVYEGTDFIRAVVSPRTGISDLPELDWSLLRKAASTGRSTKVKVLPALEGRLMLVAVADPEEGAADWVVVAGTVVEQPVASQVEGLVQAYQAHRQLVVEKDAIKASHVLIFMMATLLILLASSWVGLYLARRVTVPIQALASGTRQIMGGDLAHRVQVDADDELGVLVDSFNRMTTQLQEQRRLLEKSNLELQETGQQQAEERALIAAVLQNVASGVLSVDDEGEIFTCNAAARVLLRLKDPILGQPASEVLAGPERGKLVTLLGELPPDATRISRQMHLVIGGEWKTFEVTVTPVHHGEGRFRGRVMVLEDLTELIKAQKLAAWTEAARRIAHEIKNPLTPIKLSAERLLHKYRNGDPQLGEALEDGVETIVREVGAMQTMVDEFSRFARMPAPQPSEVNLDKLVSEILDLYQDIKPGVEVSGEVAEEVRWVHLDGEQLRRALINLLDNALEATSAPGEVRISARRRSGRLQLEVADTGRGVADADKEKLFLPYFSTKGRGTGLGLTIVQRIVADHHGRIRVAANPPQGTVFILELPV; from the coding sequence ATGGGCTTGCGCACGCAGCTCCGCCGTCACCGCAAAAACACCCGGCTGATCATCGCGGCTCTGGCCGTACTGCTGCTGGTGCTCAGCGGTGTCTTCTACTTCCTGCTCTACAACCAGCGGCTGGACGCCAAGCTGATCAACAACCGGGTGCTGCTCTTCGCCCTGTGGTACATCAACGTCGTCCTCATCCTCTCGATGGTCTTCGTGCTGCTGCGCATCGTGTTCAAGATGCTGGTGGAGCGGCGCTATCGGATCCTCGGCTCGAAGTTCAAAACCAAGCTCATCGCCACCTACATCGGGCTCTCCCTGATCCCGGTGCTGCTGCTCTTCTTCTTCGCCAACCAGCTGCTCCAAGGCTCGGTGGACCGCTGGTTCAACGTACCGCTGCAACGCTTGGTGGCTCAGGCCCGCGGGGTCGCTGAGGCTCTCAACACCCGGATCACCGACGACAACCAGCGGGTAGCGAGCCGCGCCCTGCAGGAGATGAGCGCGCTGCCGCCGGAGGAGGTGGTGGGAGGGCAGGCTCTGGGGTTGCGGCTCCAGGAGCTGATGGACGAATCCGGCGTCGACCTGTTGGCGGTCTACGAGGGCACGGACTTCATCCGCGCCGTGGTCAGCCCGCGCACCGGCATCTCGGATCTGCCGGAGCTCGACTGGAGCCTGCTGCGCAAGGCCGCCAGCACCGGCCGCTCGACCAAGGTCAAGGTCTTGCCGGCGCTGGAAGGACGGTTGATGCTGGTAGCGGTGGCGGATCCGGAAGAGGGAGCCGCGGATTGGGTGGTGGTGGCCGGCACAGTGGTGGAACAGCCGGTGGCCAGCCAGGTGGAGGGCTTGGTGCAGGCGTACCAGGCTCACCGTCAGCTAGTGGTGGAGAAAGACGCCATCAAGGCCAGTCACGTGCTGATCTTCATGATGGCGACGCTGCTCATCCTCCTGGCCTCCAGCTGGGTCGGGCTCTACCTCGCCCGGCGGGTGACGGTGCCGATCCAGGCCCTGGCCTCCGGCACCCGGCAGATCATGGGCGGCGACCTGGCCCATCGGGTGCAGGTGGACGCCGACGACGAGCTCGGCGTGCTGGTGGACTCCTTCAACCGCATGACCACCCAGCTCCAGGAACAGCGGCGGTTGCTGGAGAAGAGCAACCTGGAGCTCCAGGAGACCGGCCAGCAACAGGCGGAGGAACGGGCCCTCATCGCCGCGGTGCTGCAGAACGTCGCCTCCGGCGTGCTGTCGGTGGACGACGAGGGCGAGATCTTCACCTGCAACGCCGCCGCCCGCGTCCTGCTGCGGCTCAAGGATCCGATTCTCGGCCAGCCCGCCTCTGAAGTGCTGGCGGGCCCGGAGCGGGGCAAGCTGGTAACCCTCTTGGGCGAGCTTCCCCCGGACGCCACCCGCATCAGCCGCCAGATGCACCTGGTCATCGGTGGCGAATGGAAGACCTTCGAGGTCACCGTCACCCCGGTGCATCACGGCGAGGGGCGTTTCCGCGGCCGGGTGATGGTGCTCGAGGACCTCACCGAGCTGATCAAAGCCCAAAAGCTCGCCGCCTGGACCGAAGCCGCCCGGCGCATCGCCCACGAGATCAAGAACCCCCTCACTCCCATCAAGCTCTCCGCCGAGCGCCTGCTGCACAAATACCGCAACGGCGACCCGCAGCTGGGGGAAGCCTTGGAGGACGGTGTCGAGACCATCGTCCGCGAGGTGGGGGCGATGCAGACCATGGTGGACGAGTTCTCCCGCTTTGCCCGCATGCCGGCGCCGCAACCCAGCGAGGTGAACCTGGACAAGCTGGTGTCCGAGATTCTCGACCTCTACCAGGACATCAAACCCGGGGTCGAGGTGAGCGGCGAGGTGGCGGAGGAGGTTCGATGGGTGCACCTCGACGGTGAGCAACTGCGCCGCGCCCTGATCAATCTCCTGGACAATGCTCTGGAGGCCACCTCCGCCCCGGGAGAGGTGCGGATCTCCGCCAGGCGCCGCAGCGGCCGGCTGCAGCTGGAGGTGGCGGACACCGGCCGCGGCGTCGCCGATGCCGACAAAGAGAAGCTCTTCCTTCCCTACTTCTCCACCAAGGGCCGCGGCACCGGTTTGGGCCTCACCATCGTGCAGCGCATCGTCGCCGATCACCACGGTCGCATCCGCGTCGCCGCCAATCCTCCCCAAGGCACGGTATTCATCCTCGAGCTACCCGTATAA